A portion of the Blattabacterium clevelandi genome contains these proteins:
- the rseP gene encoding RIP metalloprotease RseP produces MTSILVRSIQLLFSVSILIVIHELGHFLLAKAFKVHVERFFLFFDPWFSIFKKKIGKTIYGIGWIPLGGYVKISGMMTEENKSSSTEKKSIKECKFRSKSSVKQLLIVLGGIISNVLLSIIIFSFLLFQYGDIFLPTKNVKYGIEVDSLGEKIGLQNGDKILFVNGKFIPYFNDIPKSIILGNSITIDRMGKIIHLSLNDDKKRYFFDRKEFNFFIKPRIPPIINYVMKNSGAYKSGLKNNDEILAINSEFILFSDQLKDILSKYKNQIILVSINRNGKLFQKEIFLNQKGILGIYLKNFIDMDQIFSFEKKNYSIIESLPYGVKKSWEVLKNQIFFLKNVFHLETRAYKHIGSFFSMAKEFPDQWNWEIFWTLTATLSIWLAFLNLFPIPSLDGGYVLFIIIEMITKKKINERIFERFTIIGFLTISLIMVMVIIWDIFKVFFS; encoded by the coding sequence ATGACTTCTATTCTCGTTAGATCCATACAGTTATTGTTTAGTGTTTCTATATTGATAGTAATTCATGAATTAGGACACTTTTTGTTAGCTAAAGCATTTAAAGTACATGTAGAAAGATTTTTTTTATTTTTTGATCCTTGGTTTTCTATATTCAAAAAAAAAATAGGAAAGACTATTTATGGAATAGGGTGGATTCCTTTAGGAGGATATGTCAAAATATCTGGAATGATGACAGAAGAAAATAAAAGTTCTTCTACAGAAAAAAAAAGTATAAAAGAGTGTAAATTTCGTTCAAAATCTTCAGTAAAACAATTATTAATTGTTTTAGGAGGAATTATTTCCAATGTATTGTTATCTATTATTATTTTTTCTTTTTTGTTATTTCAATATGGAGATATTTTCCTTCCTACAAAAAATGTAAAATACGGAATTGAAGTAGATTCTTTAGGGGAAAAAATTGGATTACAAAACGGAGATAAAATTTTATTTGTAAATGGAAAATTTATACCCTATTTTAATGATATTCCTAAATCTATTATTTTAGGAAATTCCATTACTATAGATCGTATGGGAAAAATTATTCATTTATCATTAAATGACGATAAAAAAAGATATTTTTTTGATAGAAAAGAATTTAATTTTTTTATTAAACCTCGTATTCCTCCTATTATAAATTACGTAATGAAAAATTCGGGGGCATATAAATCTGGATTGAAAAATAATGATGAAATTTTAGCAATTAATTCGGAATTTATTTTATTTTCCGATCAATTAAAAGATATTTTATCTAAATATAAAAACCAAATTATATTAGTTTCTATCAATAGAAATGGAAAACTTTTTCAAAAGGAAATTTTTTTAAATCAAAAAGGTATATTAGGAATATATTTGAAGAATTTTATAGATATGGATCAAATTTTTTCATTCGAAAAAAAAAATTATTCTATAATTGAAAGTTTACCTTATGGTGTAAAAAAATCTTGGGAAGTTTTAAAAAATCAAATATTTTTTTTAAAAAATGTTTTTCATCTAGAGACTAGAGCTTACAAACATATAGGAAGTTTTTTTTCTATGGCTAAGGAGTTTCCTGATCAATGGAATTGGGAAATATTTTGGACATTAACAGCTACTTTATCTATATGGTTAGCCTTTTTGAATTTATTCCCTATTCCATCATTAGATGGAGGTTATGTATTATTTATTATCATAGAAATGATAACTAAAAAAAAGATAAACGAGAGAATTTTTGAACGTTTTACGATCATTGGATTTCTAACTATTAGTTTAATTATGGTTATGGTCATTATTTGGGATATTTTTAAAGTATTTTTTTCTTGA
- a CDS encoding thermonuclease family protein — protein sequence MAFFIQLFFIISLSIISQITGKVIQIYDGDTFKIISEKKMKDYKIRILDIDCPEKNQAYGIIAKNFLIKKILNKIVIIKNIKIDRYNRFVGLVLYEKNKDLGKEIIKSGLAWVWKFSKNIQYKKIENIAKKNKIGLWREKSPINPYDWRKSKKLYYS from the coding sequence ATGGCTTTTTTTATTCAGTTATTTTTCATTATTTCATTATCGATAATATCGCAAATTACAGGAAAAGTAATTCAAATTTATGATGGAGATACTTTTAAAATTATTTCTGAAAAAAAAATGAAAGATTACAAAATAAGAATTTTGGATATAGATTGTCCAGAAAAAAATCAAGCTTATGGAATAATAGCAAAAAATTTTTTAATAAAAAAAATTCTGAATAAAATAGTGATTATTAAAAATATCAAAATAGATAGATATAATCGTTTTGTTGGATTAGTATTATATGAAAAAAATAAAGATTTAGGAAAAGAGATAATCAAATCAGGGTTAGCTTGGGTATGGAAATTTTCTAAAAATATTCAATATAAAAAAATAGAAAATATAGCGAAAAAAAATAAAATTGGATTATGGAGAGAAAAGTCACCAATTAATCCATATGACTGGAGAAAAAGTAAAAAATTATACTATTCGTGA
- a CDS encoding HIT family protein yields the protein MNKNIFTKIIKNEISAYKIAETYNHLAFLDIYPLKIGHTLVIPKKENIEKIFSLTEKEFISIMSFTRKVAIGIEKIIPCNRIGIFVLGFEIPHAHIHLIPMDEESDGDFSKKRIDLSEKFFKNLSKKIRKSIEIEK from the coding sequence GTGAATAAAAATATTTTTACAAAAATAATTAAAAATGAAATTTCCGCTTATAAAATAGCAGAAACTTACAATCATTTAGCTTTTTTAGATATTTATCCATTAAAAATAGGACATACTTTAGTGATCCCAAAAAAAGAAAATATAGAAAAAATATTTTCTCTTACAGAAAAAGAATTTATCTCTATTATGTCTTTTACTCGAAAAGTAGCTATAGGTATTGAGAAAATAATACCTTGTAATCGTATAGGAATATTTGTTCTGGGATTTGAAATTCCTCATGCTCATATCCACTTAATTCCTATGGATGAAGAAAGTGATGGAGATTTTTCTAAAAAAAGAATAGATCTATCGGAAAAATTTTTTAAAAATTTATCAAAAAAAATCAGAAAATCTATTGAAATTGAAAAATAA
- a CDS encoding alpha/beta fold hydrolase, giving the protein MFIYFHNQKKIYYKIKGSGKSIVFLHGFMESSEIWNFFYDIFYEKYKIILIDFPGHGKSSSYEEKTIFTMEEGADIVKIILEKENIEKSIFVGHSMGGYIALALAEKYPEIFLGLCLLNSTAESDTKERKKNRIRSIQFAINNYPLFVSHSIQKLFNPKKLDLLQKEIHFLKKITLSISVKSAISFLRGMLIRKDRTFLLKKTKFPKLYIIGLHDLIINEKKIREEAKFGYNCHFMEIHTGHMGPIEKPKEISKILEKFMNIIK; this is encoded by the coding sequence ATGTTTATATATTTTCATAATCAAAAAAAAATTTATTACAAAATAAAAGGAAGTGGTAAATCTATTGTTTTTTTGCATGGATTTATGGAAAGTTCAGAAATTTGGAATTTTTTTTATGATATATTTTATGAAAAATATAAAATTATTTTAATTGACTTTCCTGGTCATGGAAAAAGTTCTTCCTATGAAGAAAAAACTATTTTTACTATGGAAGAGGGAGCTGATATAGTAAAAATTATTTTAGAAAAAGAAAATATAGAAAAATCTATTTTTGTTGGTCATTCTATGGGGGGATATATTGCTCTTGCACTTGCAGAAAAATATCCAGAAATATTTTTAGGTTTGTGTTTACTTAATTCTACCGCAGAATCAGATACAAAAGAAAGAAAGAAAAATAGAATTCGTTCTATCCAATTTGCAATAAATAATTATCCTTTATTTGTTTCTCATAGTATACAGAAACTGTTCAATCCTAAAAAATTAGATCTATTGCAAAAAGAAATTCATTTTTTAAAAAAAATAACTTTATCGATTTCCGTTAAAAGTGCAATTTCTTTTTTAAGAGGGATGTTAATTCGAAAAGATAGAACATTTTTATTAAAAAAAACCAAATTTCCAAAATTGTATATAATTGGGTTACATGATTTAATTATTAATGAAAAAAAAATACGTGAAGAAGCAAAATTTGGATATAATTGCCATTTCATGGAGATACATACAGGTCATATGGGCCCTATAGAAAAACCTAAAGAAATAAGTAAAATATTAGAAAAATTTATGAATATCATAAAATAA
- a CDS encoding DUF4290 domain-containing protein yields MEYNTNRFKLVIPEYGRNIHKMIDYAIKIKNRKERNRCAWSIIKLMTYSNPRFKIPYFQHKLWNQLFIMSKYQLDIDTPFPKPNPEKRKIDHCKKVVYPDYLTNFRYYGKIIRNMIYVAINYKNSKKKEGLFYAIANTMKKNYLRWNKNIVEDDVIFKDLKDLSKGKICLMNKTNPLLQCSYLLNPKRKKNYMRKKHDYQK; encoded by the coding sequence ATGGAATATAATACTAATCGTTTCAAATTGGTTATACCAGAATATGGAAGAAATATTCATAAAATGATCGATTATGCGATAAAAATAAAAAATAGAAAAGAACGTAATCGTTGTGCATGGAGTATCATTAAATTAATGACGTATTCCAATCCTAGATTTAAAATTCCTTATTTTCAGCATAAATTATGGAATCAATTATTTATTATGTCTAAATATCAATTAGATATTGATACTCCATTTCCAAAACCAAATCCAGAAAAAAGAAAAATTGATCATTGTAAAAAAGTGGTCTACCCTGACTATTTAACTAATTTTCGATATTATGGAAAAATTATAAGAAACATGATATATGTAGCAATAAATTATAAAAATAGTAAAAAAAAAGAAGGATTATTTTATGCTATAGCAAATACCATGAAGAAAAATTATTTAAGGTGGAATAAAAATATTGTAGAAGATGATGTCATATTTAAAGATTTAAAAGACCTTTCAAAAGGAAAAATCTGTTTAATGAATAAAACTAATCCATTATTACAATGTTCCTATCTTTTAAATCCAAAAAGAAAAAAAAATTATATGAGAAAAAAACATGATTATCAAAAGTAA
- the murA gene encoding UDP-N-acetylglucosamine 1-carboxyvinyltransferase has product MASFKIEGGNFLKGEIQPQGAKNEALQVLCAVLLTSEKIRIKNIPEIGDVKCLIQILKNLGVIIKKNNIGDYTFQAKEIYIEYLNTNQFFIEYGKSIRGSIMIAGPLLARFGKVCMPIPGGDRIGRRRLDIHLRGFESLGSHIVYKENQYFYISSKYLTGKFLLLEEASVTGTANIIMAATLAKGKTTIYNAACEPYIQQLCRLLNRMGSKIKGIGSNLIHIIGVTELSGCTHTILPDMVEIGSWIGLAAITSSEIKIRNVSWKNLGIIPNTFKKMGIKLEKKNDDIYIPSQKYYKIKKLLNNAILTISDSPWPGLTPDLLSILTVVATQAKGSVLIHQKMFESRLFFVDKLIEMGAQIILCDPHRATIIGLNHQSYLRGSILNSPDIRAGIALLIAALSAKGTSIIKNIEQIDRGYENIDQRLRILGAKISRIV; this is encoded by the coding sequence ATGGCTTCTTTTAAAATAGAAGGTGGAAATTTTTTAAAAGGGGAAATACAACCACAAGGTGCAAAAAATGAAGCTTTACAAGTTTTATGCGCAGTTTTATTAACATCAGAAAAAATAAGAATAAAAAATATTCCAGAAATAGGAGATGTTAAATGTTTGATACAAATTCTTAAAAATTTAGGAGTTATAATCAAAAAAAATAATATTGGAGATTATACTTTTCAAGCAAAAGAAATTTATATTGAGTATTTAAACACAAACCAATTTTTTATTGAGTATGGAAAATCTATTAGAGGATCTATAATGATTGCAGGTCCTTTATTAGCTCGATTTGGAAAAGTATGTATGCCAATTCCTGGAGGGGATCGGATTGGTCGTAGACGCTTAGATATTCATTTAAGAGGATTTGAATCCTTAGGGAGTCATATAGTTTATAAAGAAAATCAATATTTTTATATTTCTTCCAAATATTTAACAGGAAAATTTCTTCTTTTAGAAGAAGCTTCTGTAACAGGAACAGCTAATATTATTATGGCAGCTACCTTAGCGAAAGGGAAAACAACTATTTATAACGCTGCTTGTGAACCTTATATTCAACAATTATGCAGATTATTGAATAGAATGGGATCAAAAATAAAAGGAATAGGTTCTAATTTAATTCATATTATTGGAGTTACAGAATTAAGCGGATGTACACATACTATTTTACCTGATATGGTAGAAATAGGAAGTTGGATAGGATTAGCAGCAATTACTAGTTCCGAAATAAAAATTCGAAATGTTAGTTGGAAAAATTTAGGAATTATTCCAAATACATTTAAAAAAATGGGTATAAAATTAGAAAAAAAAAATGATGATATTTATATTCCATCTCAAAAATATTATAAAATAAAAAAATTATTAAATAACGCTATATTAACAATTTCTGATTCACCATGGCCAGGATTAACTCCAGATTTATTAAGTATTTTAACAGTTGTAGCAACTCAAGCAAAAGGAAGTGTTTTGATTCATCAAAAAATGTTCGAAAGTAGATTATTTTTTGTAGATAAACTGATTGAAATGGGTGCACAAATAATATTATGTGATCCTCATAGAGCAACTATTATTGGATTAAACCATCAATCTTATTTGCGAGGTTCTATCTTAAATTCTCCAGATATACGGGCAGGAATTGCACTTTTAATAGCGGCACTTTCTGCTAAAGGAACTAGTATCATCAAAAATATAGAACAAATAGATAGAGGATATGAAAATATTGATCAACGATTACGTATTTTAGGAGCAAAAATTTCACGAATAGTATAA
- a CDS encoding type III pantothenate kinase has translation MLLTINIGNSSIRFGLFINKNKYNFKCNYSWIINSNPKRSLDEYILLFRNIYQQYGIFSKLIKNIVIGSVVPPLTNIVEQSLYEIHKIKPIIVDRYSSSPIRHYSHQLGTDLYANAIAAYTLYNKENILIIDFGTALSFTCIDKYGNIKGVIIAPGVNSSLSTLIGNTAQLSKIELKKPPHILGEYTETCIQSGMIYGYLSMVEGLINRINKELKKNCFVIATGGLSHIYTPLTKEIHLKDKLHTIKGLKILFHWNK, from the coding sequence ATGTTATTAACTATAAACATTGGAAATTCCAGTATTCGTTTTGGACTATTTATTAATAAGAATAAATATAATTTTAAATGTAATTATTCATGGATTATTAATAGCAATCCAAAAAGATCATTAGATGAATATATTTTATTGTTTAGGAATATATATCAACAATATGGAATTTTTTCAAAATTAATAAAAAATATTGTTATTGGATCTGTAGTTCCCCCCCTTACGAATATTGTAGAACAATCTTTATATGAAATACATAAAATAAAACCTATAATAGTAGATAGATATTCTTCTTCTCCAATAAGACACTATTCTCATCAATTAGGAACAGATTTGTATGCTAATGCTATAGCTGCATATACATTATACAATAAAGAAAATATTTTAATAATAGATTTTGGAACTGCATTAAGTTTTACCTGTATAGATAAATATGGGAATATTAAAGGAGTTATTATTGCACCAGGAGTTAATAGTTCATTATCCACATTGATTGGTAATACTGCTCAACTTTCAAAAATAGAATTAAAAAAGCCACCCCATATATTAGGAGAATATACTGAAACATGTATACAAAGTGGAATGATTTATGGATATTTAAGTATGGTGGAAGGGCTTATTAATCGTATTAATAAAGAATTAAAAAAAAATTGTTTTGTAATTGCTACTGGAGGTCTTTCGCATATATATACGCCTTTAACTAAAGAGATTCACTTGAAAGATAAGTTACATACAATAAAAGGATTAAAAATTCTATTTCATTGGAATAAATAA
- a CDS encoding ATP-dependent helicase, protein MYRLNSLQRKIIKTINGPILVIAGAGSGKTRILTHRIVHMINNIGINPSNILALTFTNKAAKEMKNRISNMINESNFSLISLGTFHSIFSGILRKESHWLGYKSNYTIYDQRDSENVIKKILDDTNLKTSFSPKNIIKKISEYKNNLFDKLRKKKEFYYKDIKKIYEIYVKRCFNAEALDFDDILLHTNYLFFRFPNILHKYQEKFQYILIDEYQDTNFSQSTIIKNLSFKYRNVFAVGDDAQSIYAFRGANISNILNFHKDYNEAKIFRLEQNYRSTNHIVEASNKIISFNKNQLFKKIWTKNEKGDEIKIYGAFSEKEEAQYIADYILFQKKIKKFQNKDFAILYRTNTQSHILEYAMKENNIPYNKIGGSISFYKRKEIQDLLSYFRIINNPKDEESLLRIIKKKINNQKTVKLLLIFSKKKNEIIYNILKNLNIYHPYIKIHKKTKNNLESLISTIENFRLKLNDKNIYEIAKYIVKFLLKEEKKNNYNHDNFQLILDNISHYINDQKKLKKNGDISLSGFLQYFSLREGINENEGENKVSLMTIHLSKGLEFPVIFITGLEENLFPSKSSLEDQLKLEEERRLFYVALTRAQKKAILTYTKYRFLWGKKMMNIPSRFIHEINEKFIEKKKISISNDSYKFKTTDYEKTLIKKGIKVFHKNFGIGTIIDIQRQNEIAIIKFQQSGEKKILLKLAKLIIYS, encoded by the coding sequence ATGTATAGATTGAATAGTTTGCAACGTAAAATTATCAAAACCATTAATGGCCCAATTCTTGTTATCGCTGGGGCTGGATCTGGAAAAACACGTATTCTAACACATAGAATTGTTCATATGATTAATAATATAGGAATAAATCCATCTAATATATTGGCTTTAACTTTTACTAACAAAGCGGCTAAAGAAATGAAAAATCGTATTTCAAATATGATAAATGAATCTAATTTTAGTTTAATCTCATTAGGTACTTTTCATTCTATATTTTCTGGAATTTTACGAAAAGAATCTCATTGGCTTGGTTATAAATCCAATTATACTATTTATGATCAAAGAGATTCAGAAAATGTTATCAAAAAAATATTAGACGATACAAATTTGAAAACCTCTTTTAGTCCCAAAAATATTATAAAAAAAATATCTGAATATAAAAATAATTTATTCGATAAATTAAGAAAAAAAAAAGAATTCTATTATAAGGATATAAAAAAAATTTATGAAATTTATGTTAAAAGATGCTTCAATGCAGAAGCTTTAGATTTTGATGATATATTACTACACACAAATTATTTATTTTTTCGTTTTCCAAATATACTGCATAAATACCAAGAAAAATTTCAATATATATTGATTGATGAATATCAAGATACCAATTTTTCTCAAAGTACTATCATTAAAAATCTTTCCTTTAAATATAGAAATGTTTTTGCAGTTGGAGATGATGCGCAAAGTATTTATGCTTTTCGGGGAGCAAATATTTCAAATATTTTAAATTTTCATAAAGACTACAATGAAGCAAAAATTTTTCGACTTGAACAAAATTATCGTTCCACTAATCACATAGTAGAGGCCTCTAATAAAATTATTTCTTTTAATAAAAATCAACTTTTTAAAAAAATTTGGACTAAAAACGAAAAAGGAGATGAAATAAAAATATATGGAGCTTTTTCAGAAAAAGAAGAAGCACAATATATTGCTGATTATATTCTTTTTCAGAAAAAAATTAAAAAATTTCAAAACAAAGACTTTGCTATTCTTTATAGAACAAATACTCAATCCCATATTTTAGAATATGCAATGAAAGAAAATAATATACCCTATAATAAAATAGGTGGATCTATATCTTTTTATAAACGTAAAGAAATTCAAGATTTATTATCTTATTTTAGAATTATCAATAACCCAAAAGATGAGGAATCATTATTAAGAATAATAAAAAAAAAAATAAACAATCAAAAAACTGTTAAATTATTATTAATATTTTCTAAAAAAAAAAATGAAATTATATATAATATTTTAAAAAATCTGAATATATATCATCCATACATAAAAATACATAAAAAAACAAAAAATAATTTAGAAAGTTTAATTTCTACAATAGAAAATTTTCGTTTAAAATTAAACGATAAAAATATATATGAAATAGCTAAATATATAGTAAAATTTTTATTAAAAGAAGAGAAAAAAAATAATTATAATCATGATAATTTTCAACTTATATTAGATAATATCTCTCATTATATTAATGATCAAAAAAAATTAAAAAAAAATGGAGATATAAGTTTATCTGGTTTTTTACAATATTTTTCTTTAAGAGAAGGAATAAATGAAAATGAAGGAGAAAATAAAGTTTCGTTAATGACCATTCATTTATCTAAAGGGTTAGAGTTTCCAGTTATTTTTATTACAGGATTAGAAGAAAATTTATTTCCTTCAAAATCTAGTTTAGAAGACCAATTAAAACTTGAGGAAGAACGTCGTTTATTCTATGTTGCTTTAACTAGAGCTCAAAAAAAAGCTATATTAACTTATACAAAATATCGTTTTTTATGGGGGAAAAAAATGATGAATATACCTAGTCGTTTTATTCATGAAATCAATGAAAAATTTATTGAGAAAAAAAAAATATCAATTTCTAATGATTCATATAAATTCAAAACAACTGATTATGAAAAAACATTAATAAAAAAAGGAATAAAAGTATTTCACAAAAATTTTGGAATAGGAACAATTATAGATATACAAAGACAAAATGAAATAGCCATAATTAAATTTCAACAATCAGGAGAAAAAAAAATTTTACTAAAATTAGCTAAACTCATTATTTATTCATAA
- a CDS encoding cation diffusion facilitator family transporter, whose product MEDKKIKVNFSLQKLICFVAVILFLIKLITWYITSSISIFSDALESLTNIISGFIGLYSLYVSSLPKDQNHPYGHGKIEFISTAIEGFLIFFVGIIIFIKTFIRVKNHETIFLLRLNYGVYLMSFTAIINYFLGIFACKIGNKNGALTLIASGKHLQIDTYSTFGIVIGLILLNITKCIWIDSIISVIFSSLILYTGLKLLRSATAGIMDESDKKLLKKLSFYINEKRNSHWIDLHHLKIIKYGSALHVDCHLTVPWFFNIKDANKEIQKLTKLTKDKFGNKVELSVHVDACKSNHCFTCFNRLCKVRKNFFQKKILWTLDKTSYYNNNKRKDLIFINKNQYGI is encoded by the coding sequence ATGGAAGATAAAAAGATAAAAGTAAATTTTAGTCTACAAAAACTGATTTGTTTCGTAGCAGTAATTTTATTTTTAATTAAGTTAATTACTTGGTATATAACTTCTTCTATTTCTATATTTAGTGATGCTCTGGAAAGTCTCACAAATATAATTAGTGGATTTATAGGTTTATATAGTCTTTATGTTTCTTCTTTGCCCAAAGATCAAAATCATCCATATGGTCATGGAAAAATAGAATTTATATCCACTGCAATAGAAGGTTTTTTAATTTTTTTCGTAGGAATTATTATTTTTATAAAAACTTTTATACGTGTAAAAAATCATGAAACTATCTTCTTATTAAGATTAAATTATGGAGTCTATCTAATGTCTTTTACCGCAATTATTAATTACTTTTTAGGTATTTTTGCCTGTAAAATAGGAAATAAAAATGGAGCTTTAACATTAATAGCTAGTGGAAAACATCTTCAAATAGATACCTATTCTACTTTTGGTATTGTGATAGGATTAATATTATTAAATATAACTAAATGTATATGGATAGATTCTATTATTTCTGTTATTTTTTCCTCTTTAATTTTGTATACAGGATTAAAATTATTAAGATCTGCTACAGCTGGAATTATGGATGAATCTGATAAAAAACTTTTAAAAAAGTTATCTTTTTATATCAATGAAAAAAGAAATAGTCATTGGATTGATCTTCATCATTTAAAAATTATTAAATATGGAAGTGCTTTACATGTTGATTGTCATTTAACAGTACCATGGTTTTTTAATATCAAAGATGCTAATAAAGAAATACAAAAATTAACAAAACTAACAAAAGATAAATTCGGAAATAAAGTAGAATTATCTGTCCACGTAGATGCTTGCAAATCAAATCATTGTTTTACCTGTTTTAATAGGTTATGTAAAGTTAGAAAAAATTTTTTTCAAAAAAAAATTCTTTGGACGTTAGATAAAACTTCATATTACAATAATAATAAAAGAAAAGATCTTATTTTTATAAATAAAAATCAATATGGAATATAA
- a CDS encoding 5-formyltetrahydrofolate cyclo-ligase, giving the protein MIKINKYGIPEPINKNIIPPYFIEVIFIPLLVFDLKGYRIGYGQGFYDRFLTLCKKNILKIGLSLFDPINCIKPIHKYDLTIDIGITMNHTFFFQNSRKKYFKNIPNNDHNHN; this is encoded by the coding sequence TTGATAAAAATAAATAAATATGGAATTCCGGAACCTATAAATAAAAATATTATTCCACCTTATTTTATTGAAGTTATATTTATTCCATTATTAGTTTTCGATTTAAAAGGATATCGTATTGGTTACGGTCAAGGTTTTTATGATAGATTTCTTACACTATGTAAAAAAAATATTCTAAAAATAGGATTAAGTTTATTTGATCCCATCAATTGTATTAAACCAATACATAAATACGATCTTACAATAGATATAGGAATCACTATGAATCATACTTTTTTCTTTCAAAATTCAAGAAAAAAATACTTTAAAAATATCCCAAATAATGACCATAACCATAATTAA
- the greA gene encoding transcription elongation factor GreA: MEKFEYITKEGLKKLQQEIERLENIERPKISMQIAEARDKGDISENAEYDAIKEAQGFLEMNIAKFKKKLSNARIIDESQINRTRVSILSTVRVKNITYGGEQIYTLVPEGEADLKSGKISINTPISTGLLGKKVGEMAHINLPNKMILDYEILEIGFSE; this comes from the coding sequence ATGGAAAAATTCGAATATATAACTAAAGAAGGATTAAAAAAATTACAACAAGAAATAGAAAGACTAGAAAACATAGAACGTCCAAAAATATCCATGCAAATAGCTGAAGCAAGAGATAAAGGAGATATTTCAGAAAATGCAGAATATGATGCAATCAAAGAAGCACAAGGATTCTTAGAAATGAATATAGCTAAGTTTAAAAAAAAATTATCCAATGCAAGGATTATAGATGAATCACAAATAAATAGAACTAGGGTCTCTATTCTATCTACAGTAAGAGTTAAAAATATAACCTATGGTGGAGAACAAATATATACCTTAGTTCCAGAAGGAGAAGCCGATTTAAAATCAGGAAAAATTTCTATAAATACTCCTATATCTACAGGATTACTTGGAAAAAAAGTAGGAGAAATGGCCCATATTAATTTACCTAATAAGATGATACTTGATTATGAAATTTTAGAAATAGGATTTAGTGAATAA